In Candidatus Promineifilum breve, one genomic interval encodes:
- a CDS encoding phage tail fiber protein — translation MAALSDYLENALIAHLFRNTNYTRPANIYVALYTAAPNDAGGGTEVSGGSYARQAVATGASSGWDAESGGATANTATVTFPTATANWGTVTHVGLFDAVTGGNLLMHGALSASQAVNNGNIFRFNAGDLDIALQ, via the coding sequence ATGGCAGCTTTATCGGACTATCTGGAAAACGCGCTGATCGCACATTTGTTCAGGAATACGAACTACACGCGCCCGGCGAACATCTACGTGGCGCTGTATACGGCCGCGCCCAACGACGCGGGCGGCGGTACCGAGGTCAGCGGCGGCTCGTATGCGCGGCAGGCGGTGGCTACCGGCGCGTCGTCGGGCTGGGACGCCGAGAGCGGCGGGGCGACGGCTAACACGGCGACGGTGACGTTTCCCACGGCGACGGCCAACTGGGGGACGGTAACGCACGTCGGACTGTTTGACGCGGTGACGGGCGGCAATCTGCTCATGCATGGGGCGCTGTCGGCATCGCAGGCGGTGAACAACGGAAACATATTTAGATTCAATGCGGGCGATTTGGACATCGCTCTCCAATGA
- a CDS encoding phage tail protein yields MGGLGIATGAVVGLGAAVVGLAQDAAALPGLTSAFGELTSTMEGGSAGMIAALQDSSGGLITNTELMRSFNTAAALVGNDFAEVLPDAMGYLSKVSAATGQDMGFMLDSLVKGVGRLSPMILDNLGIQVNLTEANEIYAKSVGKSADELTKAEQQTALMNQVMEKLAANTEGMDGMSDPFKAFQVTLQNVKDEIGAKLLPAITPLMNKFSALTQRIIPPLMEKVDAFVGVLSKISGVILAFVGNLESGMSPLDAFIDAMSGILPPEMLAGLIDFRDNVLPGLMMKFYDLRDSVVTLITPVLEAIGQFVSWKDVLIAAAVGIAAIVLPIIWSLITAMAPILLTIAAVIAVVALLRNAWENNWGGIQEKTAAVWATIQPVIQAIKDWLEVNIPVALEFLRSMWVDTVWPAIQNAIAVVWPIIQQIFTAIVTFVTGSLIPTLQMLWQKWTVDVWPVIQTVTQNVWTIIKAIFEELGRWINDNIVPWIEFLHQKWANEVWPAIQTAVANAWNVIRPIWEALKEWVQVTLPNALRPLQGIFEGVMGGISAAITPVKQAWEGFVGAVQGFWDWIKGKVFDFQINLPDLPAWALPGSPLPIHTAWKAFGAEMDRIGGQLAGGFDVGLGAVGATGAAAMRPVATGGGTHNVTVNIDARGAARGVDTDLRRMIEDVMREYGGRADVRMRTGY; encoded by the coding sequence TTGGGCGGGCTGGGTATAGCGACCGGCGCGGTTGTCGGACTGGGCGCGGCGGTTGTCGGGCTGGCTCAGGACGCGGCGGCGCTTCCCGGCCTGACCTCGGCGTTCGGCGAGCTAACGTCCACAATGGAAGGCGGCAGCGCCGGAATGATAGCCGCGCTACAGGATTCCAGCGGCGGGCTGATTACCAATACCGAATTAATGCGTTCGTTCAACACGGCGGCGGCTCTGGTCGGTAACGATTTCGCCGAGGTGTTGCCCGACGCAATGGGCTATCTGTCGAAAGTGTCGGCGGCGACCGGGCAAGATATGGGCTTCATGCTCGACAGCCTCGTCAAGGGCGTCGGTCGGCTGTCGCCGATGATTCTCGACAACCTGGGCATTCAGGTGAACTTGACCGAGGCCAATGAGATATACGCCAAGTCGGTCGGCAAGTCGGCCGATGAATTGACAAAAGCCGAGCAGCAGACGGCGCTCATGAATCAGGTGATGGAGAAACTAGCCGCGAACACCGAAGGCATGGACGGCATGTCTGACCCGTTCAAAGCGTTTCAGGTCACGCTGCAAAACGTGAAGGATGAGATCGGGGCGAAATTGCTACCGGCGATTACGCCGCTCATGAATAAATTTTCGGCTCTGACTCAGCGCATCATCCCGCCGCTCATGGAAAAGGTCGATGCGTTTGTCGGCGTTTTGTCGAAAATCAGCGGCGTGATTCTGGCTTTTGTCGGGAATCTGGAATCGGGCATGTCGCCGCTGGATGCGTTCATCGACGCCATGTCGGGTATTTTGCCGCCTGAGATGCTGGCCGGATTAATTGATTTTCGTGACAACGTGTTGCCCGGCCTCATGATGAAATTCTACGATTTGAGAGATAGCGTGGTGACACTGATTACGCCGGTGCTTGAGGCTATCGGCCAATTCGTATCATGGAAGGATGTATTGATTGCGGCGGCGGTCGGCATCGCCGCGATTGTCCTGCCGATTATCTGGAGCCTCATTACCGCAATGGCTCCTATCCTGCTCACCATTGCGGCCGTCATCGCCGTGGTCGCTCTGCTCCGCAACGCGTGGGAAAACAACTGGGGCGGGATTCAGGAGAAGACGGCGGCGGTCTGGGCGACGATTCAGCCGGTGATTCAAGCGATTAAAGACTGGCTTGAGGTCAACATCCCTGTCGCCTTGGAGTTCCTGCGGTCGATGTGGGTGGATACGGTGTGGCCCGCCATTCAGAACGCGATCGCCGTCGTGTGGCCCATTATCCAGCAGATTTTCACGGCCATTGTGACATTCGTGACGGGTTCGCTGATACCGACGTTGCAGATGTTGTGGCAGAAGTGGACGGTTGACGTGTGGCCGGTGATTCAGACAGTGACGCAGAATGTATGGACGATCATCAAGGCCATTTTCGAGGAACTGGGCCGCTGGATTAATGACAATATCGTGCCGTGGATCGAGTTCCTGCATCAAAAATGGGCCAATGAAGTGTGGCCGGCCATTCAGACGGCCGTGGCCAATGCCTGGAATGTGATCCGGCCGATTTGGGAAGCGCTCAAGGAGTGGGTGCAGGTGACATTGCCCAACGCCTTGCGCCCGTTGCAGGGCATCTTCGAGGGCGTAATGGGCGGGATTAGCGCGGCCATCACGCCGGTTAAGCAGGCGTGGGAAGGATTTGTCGGCGCGGTGCAAGGGTTCTGGGACTGGATCAAGGGTAAGGTTTTCGATTTTCAGATCAATCTGCCTGACTTGCCGGCGTGGGCGTTGCCCGGCTCGCCTCTGCCGATTCATACGGCATGGAAAGCATTCGGAGCCGAGATGGACAGGATTGGCGGGCAACTGGCAGGCGGCTTCGATGTGGGGCTGGGCGCGGTTGGGGCCACGGGCGCGGCGGCAATGCGGCCTGTGGCGACCGGCGGCGGCACGCACAATGTGACGGTCAACATCGACGCTCGCGGCGCGGCGCGTGGGGTAGATACCGACTTGCGGCGAATGATTGAAGATGTGATGCGCGAGTATGGCGGCCGGGCCGACGTGCGCATGAGGACGGGGTACTAA
- a CDS encoding phage tail tube protein, whose amino-acid sequence MMGQKWAQKIQLGKESVFGTAVAASTIWRGVGGNLHDTREVEAVDEQIGMAVKSNRAYLSKVGGALDMAATAATFQQLCHILEAGIKAVGTGAADGAGSGKIYNYAMGHQAVNAIKTYTIETGDNQQAEEMEYSFVESFTLSGERGQPVMMSANWIGRQVTNTTFTPALTVPAVEEIITGRGSFFIDAIGGTLGATPVTGMLLSWELKVDTGWRGKWVVDKGQLYFDFHYFDIDSFGATFSATYEHDAAAVAEKTHWRNNAPRLIRLSIPGSTNTTPGTLYTTKMMIIDMACRYTTFDALDADEGNSIVKVEGAIGYDSTAGKSLAITLVNELVSIP is encoded by the coding sequence ATGATGGGTCAGAAATGGGCGCAGAAAATCCAACTCGGAAAGGAATCGGTTTTTGGGACTGCGGTTGCCGCTTCCACTATCTGGCGTGGTGTGGGCGGGAACCTGCACGACACGCGCGAAGTTGAGGCCGTTGACGAGCAGATCGGCATGGCGGTCAAGAGCAACCGGGCGTATCTGAGCAAGGTCGGCGGCGCGCTGGATATGGCGGCGACGGCGGCGACGTTTCAGCAGTTGTGTCACATTCTCGAAGCCGGTATCAAGGCGGTCGGCACGGGCGCGGCCGACGGCGCGGGCAGCGGGAAAATCTACAATTACGCCATGGGACACCAGGCGGTCAATGCGATCAAGACGTACACCATTGAAACCGGCGACAATCAGCAGGCCGAGGAGATGGAGTATTCGTTCGTTGAATCGTTCACCCTGAGCGGTGAGCGCGGGCAGCCGGTCATGATGAGCGCCAACTGGATCGGTCGGCAGGTGACGAACACGACGTTCACCCCGGCGCTGACCGTGCCGGCCGTTGAGGAGATCATCACCGGCCGGGGGTCGTTTTTCATCGACGCCATCGGCGGCACGCTGGGAGCGACGCCGGTAACGGGGATGCTGCTGTCGTGGGAATTAAAGGTCGATACGGGCTGGCGCGGCAAGTGGGTGGTCGATAAGGGCCAGTTGTATTTCGATTTTCACTATTTCGACATTGATTCATTCGGTGCGACGTTTAGCGCGACGTATGAGCATGACGCGGCGGCGGTGGCCGAGAAGACGCATTGGCGCAACAACGCGCCGCGTTTGATTCGGCTGTCGATTCCCGGCAGCACGAACACGACGCCGGGGACGCTCTACACCACGAAGATGATGATCATCGATATGGCGTGCCGGTACACGACCTTCGACGCGCTGGACGCGGACGAGGGCAACAGCATCGTCAAGGTCGAGGGGGCCATCGGCTACGATTCGACGGCGGGTAAGTCGCTGGCGATTACGCTGGTGAATGAGTTGGTTTCGATTCCGTAG
- a CDS encoding phage major capsid protein: MHELKILSETDDHAIIGGYGVVYGGADLDGETFTAETDFMLDLVPEKLAFIDHSEDTYVMADGKRVKLMGIDEPVGRVIEVMPDDTGLYMRLQVEKSNRYWRIVESMLATGKAGLSSGTIGHLARREGKTITRWPIVEESITLTPAEPRTVGSVRRLKHVVESNPELEAVIPQATTGQSERIDLAAATDDAVEGEGKATIEIADMESEEMSGENVTDPRDAEIKALSERVNQMIELMEKSPALKSAGYTTDDGGAADPAHKSFGDYLLAIKRGDTKRLGVVYGATKDMAEGSGVTGGYLVPSEFHNELLRVTAEQSPIYARVRKQPVNTDAGEYPALDTFVAPTAGSGETAAAGGVKAKTKAETAVLDETEPKFTNLEYRIHKVGGYVEVSNELIADSPQSIEALLRSLFGIAIGSKNERNILRGTGAGEPLGIFNAPCTIGVTTVTNDVFAYADVLAMWARFKAVSGGSPVWIAHPSLIPQIGTLAVAAGSPVVWAGNLAAGQPNTLLGYPILFSEHMPQWKSSDMLLADLGAYVMFEREALSIAFSEHAAFTSDKGTWRFTSRNDGKPWLKSPITLADPTGSYTVGPFVYHAD, encoded by the coding sequence ATGCACGAACTGAAAATCTTGAGCGAGACGGACGACCACGCGATCATCGGCGGGTATGGCGTCGTCTATGGCGGCGCTGATCTCGACGGCGAGACGTTTACGGCCGAGACGGATTTCATGCTTGACCTAGTGCCTGAGAAGCTGGCCTTCATCGACCACAGCGAGGATACGTATGTCATGGCCGACGGCAAGCGGGTGAAGCTGATGGGCATCGACGAGCCGGTGGGCCGGGTTATCGAGGTGATGCCGGATGATACCGGGCTGTATATGCGGCTACAGGTTGAGAAGTCAAACAGATATTGGCGCATCGTTGAGTCGATGCTGGCGACGGGCAAGGCGGGGTTGTCGAGCGGCACGATTGGGCATCTGGCCCGGCGTGAGGGCAAGACGATCACGCGCTGGCCGATTGTCGAGGAGTCAATCACGTTGACCCCGGCCGAGCCTCGGACGGTCGGCAGCGTGCGGCGGTTGAAACATGTCGTTGAGTCAAATCCTGAGCTAGAGGCGGTAATCCCACAGGCGACCACAGGTCAATCAGAGAGGATTGACCTTGCAGCCGCGACGGATGACGCGGTTGAGGGAGAGGGCAAGGCGACGATAGAAATTGCGGACATGGAGAGTGAAGAAATGAGCGGTGAAAATGTGACCGACCCGCGCGACGCCGAGATCAAGGCGCTGTCGGAGCGGGTTAATCAGATGATCGAATTGATGGAAAAGTCGCCCGCGCTCAAGTCGGCCGGTTACACGACCGATGACGGCGGCGCGGCTGACCCGGCGCACAAGAGCTTTGGTGACTACCTGCTGGCTATCAAGCGCGGGGACACCAAGCGCCTGGGCGTCGTCTATGGCGCGACGAAGGACATGGCCGAGGGTTCGGGCGTGACCGGCGGCTATCTGGTGCCGTCGGAGTTTCACAATGAATTGTTGCGCGTGACGGCCGAGCAATCGCCGATTTACGCGCGGGTTCGCAAACAGCCGGTGAATACGGACGCGGGCGAATATCCGGCATTGGATACGTTCGTTGCGCCGACGGCGGGCAGCGGCGAGACCGCAGCGGCCGGCGGGGTGAAGGCGAAGACGAAGGCCGAGACCGCCGTTCTGGACGAGACCGAGCCGAAGTTCACCAATCTGGAATATCGCATTCACAAGGTTGGCGGCTACGTTGAGGTGTCGAATGAGTTGATCGCCGATTCGCCACAGTCGATCGAGGCGCTGCTTCGGTCGCTGTTCGGCATCGCTATCGGCTCGAAGAACGAGCGCAACATCCTGAGAGGGACGGGCGCGGGCGAGCCGTTGGGCATTTTTAACGCGCCGTGCACGATTGGCGTGACGACTGTGACGAACGACGTGTTTGCTTATGCCGACGTGCTGGCGATGTGGGCGCGGTTCAAGGCCGTGAGCGGCGGGTCGCCGGTGTGGATTGCGCACCCGTCGCTGATTCCGCAGATTGGCACGCTGGCCGTGGCCGCAGGGTCGCCGGTTGTCTGGGCCGGGAATCTGGCCGCCGGTCAGCCGAACACGCTGCTGGGCTATCCGATTCTGTTCTCGGAGCACATGCCGCAATGGAAGTCGAGCGACATGCTGTTGGCCGATCTGGGCGCTTACGTGATGTTTGAGCGGGAAGCGCTGAGCATTGCATTCTCTGAGCACGCGGCGTTTACCAGCGACAAGGGGACATGGCGCTTTACGAGCCGCAACGACGGTAAGCCGTGGCTGAAGTCGCCGATTACGCTGGCTGACCCGACGGGCAGCTATACGGTTGGGCCGTTTGTCTATCACGCAGACTAG
- a CDS encoding phage head morphogenesis protein gives MEREFQAGVERALSALRLELVRGLNDGNVGQLTARLDDEGVTRPFQDAVVGQLRRVAVAGSEFGREQVEAHVFGVRKAVEVGVWELANNAAAQWAMSYGYELARGLVQTTRDALQAEVAEYVRNSETIGQLTGRIRAASGFSAERARMIAVTEVTRAFAEGNMVSWRASGVIQKRRWNTNNDELVCPVCGPLAGKVVALDAPFDGGIGNPPAHPRCRCWITPVVVDDSSLLRPAGIPVSRQLRITERGRIGEALDRGLVAIDRVHGARNLPELPIAAGRLPDFVDGRYRSAGSRGVGIVISEEASTRNGMYALVHEVGHYLDHAGLPGSGFSSESGELAVWRAAAERSKAVNLLRDMRLNPKDYPGDFPQLSIYPDVGHLDYLLDARELWSRSYAQYIALRSGDELLIESIQVARAHRIYSGQHWDDTDFLPIAEAIDGIFKGLGWLR, from the coding sequence ATGGAACGTGAGTTTCAGGCGGGGGTGGAGCGGGCGTTGAGTGCGCTGCGGCTCGAGCTGGTGCGCGGGTTGAATGACGGCAATGTGGGGCAGTTGACGGCGCGGCTGGATGATGAGGGGGTGACGCGGCCGTTTCAGGATGCGGTTGTAGGCCAGTTGCGGCGGGTGGCTGTGGCGGGGTCGGAGTTCGGACGGGAGCAGGTGGAAGCTCATGTCTTTGGCGTTCGCAAGGCGGTCGAAGTCGGCGTGTGGGAATTGGCGAATAATGCGGCGGCGCAGTGGGCGATGAGCTACGGCTATGAGTTGGCGCGGGGTTTGGTGCAGACGACGCGGGACGCGCTACAGGCTGAGGTGGCTGAGTATGTGCGTAATAGTGAGACTATCGGCCAGTTGACGGGGCGGATTCGGGCGGCGTCGGGCTTTTCGGCCGAGCGGGCGCGGATGATCGCCGTGACGGAGGTGACGCGGGCATTTGCTGAAGGCAATATGGTGTCGTGGCGTGCGAGTGGGGTTATCCAAAAGCGGCGCTGGAACACGAACAACGACGAACTGGTCTGTCCGGTGTGCGGCCCGCTGGCGGGTAAGGTGGTGGCGCTGGACGCACCGTTTGATGGCGGTATCGGCAATCCCCCGGCGCATCCGCGTTGTCGTTGCTGGATAACGCCGGTGGTGGTGGATGATTCCAGCCTGTTGCGGCCGGCCGGTATACCTGTTAGTCGCCAACTCCGCATTACGGAACGGGGTCGCATCGGGGAGGCTCTTGACCGGGGCCTGGTAGCCATTGATCGGGTTCACGGAGCCAGGAATTTGCCGGAGTTGCCAATTGCCGCGGGCCGTCTTCCCGATTTCGTTGATGGCCGGTATCGTTCGGCTGGTTCGCGCGGGGTGGGGATTGTAATATCAGAGGAGGCGTCTACAAGGAACGGTATGTATGCGCTGGTGCATGAGGTGGGTCACTATCTTGATCACGCCGGGTTGCCGGGAAGCGGCTTTAGCTCCGAGTCCGGGGAGCTTGCCGTGTGGAGGGCGGCGGCTGAGAGAAGCAAGGCGGTCAATCTGCTGCGGGATATGCGACTTAACCCCAAAGACTATCCGGGGGACTTTCCACAGCTTTCTATCTATCCAGATGTGGGACACCTTGATTATTTGCTGGACGCGAGAGAGCTATGGTCCAGATCGTATGCGCAATACATTGCATTGCGATCCGGTGACGAGCTACTGATTGAAAGCATTCAAGTAGCGCGTGCGCACAGGATTTATAGCGGGCAACATTGGGATGACACCGATTTCTTGCCGATAGCCGAGGCTATCGACGGGATTTTTAAGGGATTAGGGTGGTTGCGATGA
- a CDS encoding phage portal protein, with product MSKGKAELFTGGKSVRLEDLPEEAWRVIAGEGGGQGEAAKLYAVVSWLYRCIDIRAGAVANMPWEIKRVGASGDASAVVMTQEDVAPEQFGWLDDLIGLLYRTEAAVALTGRAYWFRERNIMRTLNVRWLRPDSVRPRIDRDGLHGFTRAIDGNDTPFAVDDMVYFWLPDPFVELGPAEHYPGKAALNAAGVLRSLDVFLTGYFDRGMVKATLLTYENATVTETERSRVREWWQRSVMGLKHSFNTEVLRGEVKPVVVGEGLKDLQNTALTAEQRESICTALGVPQSKVTANAANFATANQDARAFIQDTIAPECRWLATVINRQLLGPMGLRLEFKPDELPVMQEDEAARAASLNQLVQAGMGLEMALAVLGYDLPDGIELRDSESSRSTPPQLLPFTGQPQPAGNVPDDTERIEETRRFVRWAKRRATPDPDQFESMVLSRADKLAILGGADSDDAPFRASSSGAHDWQGYP from the coding sequence ATGAGCAAAGGAAAAGCGGAATTGTTTACGGGTGGCAAGTCTGTGCGGCTGGAGGATTTGCCGGAGGAGGCGTGGCGAGTCATCGCGGGCGAGGGAGGCGGGCAGGGCGAGGCAGCGAAACTGTATGCAGTTGTTTCGTGGCTTTACCGCTGCATCGATATTCGAGCCGGGGCGGTGGCTAATATGCCGTGGGAGATCAAGCGCGTCGGGGCATCGGGAGATGCCTCTGCGGTGGTTATGACGCAGGAGGATGTCGCGCCGGAGCAGTTTGGCTGGTTGGATGACCTGATCGGTCTGCTCTACCGTACTGAGGCGGCCGTGGCGTTGACCGGGCGGGCGTACTGGTTCCGCGAGCGCAATATCATGCGGACGCTCAATGTGCGCTGGCTGCGGCCGGATAGTGTGAGGCCGCGCATCGACCGTGACGGGTTGCATGGCTTCACTCGCGCGATTGACGGCAATGATACCCCGTTCGCTGTCGATGATATGGTGTATTTCTGGTTGCCTGATCCATTCGTCGAGCTGGGCCCGGCGGAGCATTATCCGGGCAAGGCGGCGCTCAACGCGGCGGGGGTATTGCGGTCGCTGGACGTGTTTTTAACAGGTTATTTTGACCGGGGTATGGTCAAGGCGACGTTGCTGACTTACGAGAACGCGACGGTGACGGAAACCGAACGCAGCCGGGTGAGGGAATGGTGGCAGCGGTCGGTGATGGGGCTAAAGCACAGTTTCAATACCGAGGTTTTGCGTGGGGAGGTGAAGCCGGTCGTCGTCGGTGAGGGGTTGAAAGATCTGCAAAACACGGCGCTGACGGCCGAGCAGCGGGAATCGATATGCACGGCGCTGGGTGTGCCGCAGTCGAAGGTGACGGCGAACGCGGCTAATTTTGCGACGGCGAATCAGGACGCGCGGGCGTTTATTCAGGATACGATCGCGCCGGAGTGTCGTTGGCTGGCGACGGTCATCAATCGGCAACTGCTGGGGCCGATGGGGTTGCGGCTGGAGTTCAAGCCGGATGAGTTGCCGGTGATGCAGGAGGATGAGGCGGCGCGGGCGGCGAGTCTGAATCAATTGGTGCAGGCGGGTATGGGGCTGGAAATGGCGTTGGCCGTGCTGGGGTATGATTTGCCGGACGGGATTGAGTTGCGCGATAGCGAGTCCTCTCGCTCGACGCCTCCTCAGCTACTTCCGTTTACCGGCCAACCTCAACCGGCCGGGAATGTGCCTGATGACACAGAGCGGATTGAAGAGACGCGCCGGTTCGTGCGCTGGGCGAAACGGCGGGCGACGCCTGATCCTGACCAATTCGAGAGCATGGTATTGAGTCGGGCCGATAAGCTTGCCATCCTGGGGGGCGCTGATAGCGACGATGCCCCCTTTCGAGCGTCATCTTCCGGCGCCCACGACTGGCAAGGTTATCCGTAG
- a CDS encoding DNA-packaging protein, protein MSPIIVSESWRTLRENLAAMSPNRRTQFVSGLSADEYQAVDWFYALEARDKQLPPAGAWFCWLLLSGRGFGKTRTGAEWVRAWARAGVEHIAIIGQTKGDVRDTMIEQGASSILRVSDPWFRPEYQPSKRRLVWPNGSAATIYSGDEPDQLRGPQHHRAWVDELAKFRYPQETWDMLEMGLRLGDSPQVVVTSTPRPIPIIKRLVADSQTVVTTGSTYENKENLSERFIQRVVERYEGTRLGQQELHGQILDDDPRALWNRALLETSRVTQTPDLYRIIVAIDPPATTGQAGIIVAGVGRIDDQDHVYVLDDVTTEEGAKPDVWASAAVGAYHKWGADTLVAEINNGGDMVERVIRTVPGGKVVNYQTVRATRGKYTRAEPVCALWEQGRAHMVGYYSDLEEQLCSYVPGESDSPDRLDAMVWGATLLMEGAAVSLFL, encoded by the coding sequence ATGTCACCGATCATCGTGAGCGAATCCTGGCGAACATTGCGCGAAAATCTGGCGGCCATGTCGCCGAACCGGCGGACGCAGTTCGTCAGCGGCCTGTCGGCTGATGAATACCAGGCAGTCGATTGGTTTTATGCGCTGGAGGCGCGTGACAAGCAATTGCCCCCGGCGGGCGCTTGGTTCTGCTGGCTTCTTCTGTCGGGCCGTGGGTTCGGCAAAACGAGGACGGGCGCGGAATGGGTCAGGGCGTGGGCGCGGGCTGGGGTTGAGCATATCGCTATTATCGGGCAAACGAAGGGCGATGTGAGGGATACCATGATCGAGCAGGGCGCGAGCAGCATTCTTCGGGTTAGCGATCCGTGGTTCAGGCCTGAGTATCAGCCGTCAAAGCGTCGGCTTGTGTGGCCTAATGGTTCGGCAGCGACGATCTATAGCGGCGACGAACCCGATCAGTTGCGCGGCCCGCAACATCATCGGGCATGGGTTGACGAGTTGGCGAAATTTCGCTATCCACAGGAAACCTGGGACATGCTGGAGATGGGGTTGCGGTTGGGGGATTCTCCGCAGGTCGTCGTCACGTCCACGCCGCGGCCGATACCGATTATCAAGCGGCTCGTTGCCGATTCTCAAACCGTTGTGACGACGGGTTCCACTTACGAAAACAAGGAGAATCTAAGCGAGCGCTTCATCCAGCGTGTGGTGGAGAGATACGAGGGTACGCGACTGGGGCAACAGGAGTTGCATGGTCAAATTCTGGATGACGACCCGCGCGCGTTGTGGAATCGCGCGTTGCTGGAAACGTCGCGAGTGACGCAGACGCCGGATTTGTACCGAATTATCGTGGCAATCGACCCGCCGGCCACGACGGGGCAGGCGGGCATTATCGTTGCGGGGGTGGGCAGGATTGATGATCAGGATCATGTGTATGTACTGGACGATGTGACGACCGAAGAGGGGGCCAAGCCGGATGTATGGGCGAGCGCGGCCGTGGGCGCTTATCACAAATGGGGCGCTGACACGCTCGTTGCTGAAATCAATAACGGCGGCGATATGGTGGAGCGGGTGATCCGTACCGTGCCCGGCGGAAAGGTCGTGAACTATCAGACGGTTCGGGCGACGCGGGGTAAATACACGCGGGCCGAACCTGTGTGCGCTCTATGGGAGCAGGGCCGCGCTCACATGGTGGGGTATTACTCGGATTTGGAGGAGCAGCTTTGTTCCTATGTGCCGGGCGAAAGCGACAGCCCGGATAGGCTAGATGCAATGGTGTGGGGCGCGACTCTCCTGATGGAGGGGGCCGCTGTCTCGTTATTTTTGTGA